The DNA segment CCATAGAAGGCCCCGTTGAACCCCATGAGGTTTTCCTGGGCGGCGGCGCTGGCGCCGAAGGTGCTGAACACCAACGGCACGAAGATCGTGCTGGTGCTTTCCACCCGCAGGATCAGGGTGCTCTGGCCGGGCTCCACGCGCAGGGGGAACCAGAAGTTGCGCACCTGCACCGGTCGCTGGGCGAAGGCGAAGTGGTCGCCGGTTTCCTGGACCTGCACGCGGCCGTCAGGGCCGATGGTGTAGAGGCGGACATCGTCCAGTAGCGGGTAGTTGGCCTCCAGATAACCTTCCAGGGCTTCGGGGAGACGATTGTCCAGGTGCACCCGGAACCACCAGACGGAGGCGTTCTTGCCCAGGTTGGCCTGCTCGCTGCGAAGGGGGCGGAAGGCCGGCTCTGGAAGTTTGCGCACTTGTTCCAGGCTGAGTTCGCCCTTTGGGTCTTCCAGGTAGCCGACCCAATGGCCAAGGGACAGGCGCAACTGATCCTGGTCGAGCGGCACCGCGTCGAGGGCGAAGGCTGGCCGGCAAAGCCAGAAGAGGAGAAGAGCCAGACCGAGTGCGATCGTTCTCGCACAGCCTGAGAGGTGAAGCATGGGCGACCACCCGTGTTGTCATGCGTCCTTGGGTGGCACTTTGCTCCTAGCTTGAGCGCCCTTCAAGGGCTGCCTTCACCCTTTCCCACAAGACTTTCCACGGTAGGGACACGTGTCTCGCTCTCCATCTGCGCGTCATGCTCCAGCTGGTGGCTGAACGGCTCCAGCGATTGCTGGCGGGTTACCGCGTCGGTCGCGAACACCGGCGGGCTCAGCAAATAGGCGCCAAGGAGGCGGGCCAGGGCCTCCAGGCTGTCGATATGGGTGCGCTCGTAGCCGTAGGTGGCGTCGCAGCCGAAGGCCAGCAGGGCGGTGCGGATGTCGTGCCCGGCAGCGACTGCCGATTGGGCGTCGCTGTGGTAGTAGCGGAACAGGTCGCGGCGCAACGGGATGGCATGGGCCTCGTCCAGCCGCAGCAGGTGCCGCGAAAGGTGGAAGTCATAGGGGCCACCGGAATCCTGCAGGGCAACGGTGACGGTGTTGCCGTTGGGGAGTTCGTGCCCGATGGGCACTAAAGGGTCCGCCCCTGTGCGCTTTTGTGAGTTTTATATCGATTGGTTATAGGGCGTTGTCTGTCAGGAGAGGAGCTTCTGTGCGGCCAGGGACAGGCTGACTGCCACCAGCATCAGGGCGAATAGCCGCTGCAGGGTGGCGCCGCGTAGGCGCGTGGCCAGGTGGTTGCCACAGAGCACGCCGATGGCGCCTCCGGCTGCCAGGCCGCCGAGCAGGGCCATGGGCGGCTGGGCGCCGGTGAGGTAGAGCAGGAAGCCGCCGCCGGACACCACGGCGATCACCGCCATCGAGGTGGCGGTGGCGGCAAGCATGGACAGCGGGGTGAACCAGAGCAGTGCCGGCACCACGAGGAAACCTCCCCCCACACCCATTATCCCGGACAGCACGCCAACGCCGATACCGATGGCCACCAGCGGCGCGCTGCGCAGCGCGCCGGACGTGCTCTGTGGCAGGCCGGCGCCGCGCCACATACGCCAGGCGGACCAGAGCACCAGCAGGCAGAAACCGAGGATCAGCGCGAATTCCGGGATGAAGCGCCCCAGCCACTGGCCGAGCGCGTTCCCCGGTAGGCCGGCGAGGGCGAGCAGCAGCACTGGGCGCCAGGCCACAATGCCCTGGAGGGCGCGGGGGATGGCTCCGATGGCGGCGGACAGGGCGACGGCCCCGAGGCTCACGCCGATGGCGTCGCGCAGGGGCAGGTGCAGGCTGAGCAGCAGGGGCAGGGCCACCAGCGAACCGCCGGCCCCGGTCAGGCCCAGCAGCAGGCCGAGGACGGCGCCGATGCCAAGGGCTTCGAGCAGCAGCAGTTCCATGGTCAGGCGTTCTGGCCGCGGATCAGGCGGCGCAAGGCAAAGCGGTTGGGGTGGCAGGCCTCGGCCACGGTGCGGGGCACTGGCAGCGGCTCGCCGTCCAGCCAGGCGGCCAGCAGCTCGCCGGATAGCGGTGCGGTGATCAGCCCGCGCGAGCCGTGGGCGCTGTTCACATAGAGGCCGTCGTACCAGGGCGCCGGCACCTGCGGCACCTGCCGTGCGTCCTTGGCCAGCACCGCATAGGCTTCGGCGAAGGCTTCGGCATCTGCCAGCGGGCCGACGATCGGCAGGTAGTCCGGGGTGGTGCAGCGGAAGGCCGCGCGCCCTTCGAGACGGGCCGGATCCAGCTCGACGGCGTGCAGGCGGCGGCCGAGGTCGGGGGAAATCTCCTCCAGTAGCTGCAGGTTACCCGCATGTTCGCTGACTGTGGGCGTGAGGTCCGTGCTGTGGAAGTCGAAGCTGGCGCCAAGGGTGTGCTCACCATCGCGCGGCGGCGCCACGTAGCCTTCGGCGCAGAGCACGGTGCCCAGGCCCACGCTTTCAGCGGTGGCCGGCAGGCGGCTGATCTGCCCACGGATGCGCTTGAGCTGCAGCCCGGCCGCCTGGGGAAAACGCAGCACCTCGGCGGCACCGGCCAGCACCGCCACCGGTACAGCGGCCAGGGTGCGCTCACCGTCGCGCGCGCACCACAGGCCGTCTTCGCGACGCAGCTCCAGGGCCTCGCTGTGTGTGATCAGGCGGATATTGGGATGTTTGCTCAGCAACTGGCACAGGGCCGGCGGATGAACCCAGCCGGCCTCGGGATAGAACAGGCCGCCGGCAGGCAGCTCGACACCGGCCAGCGCTTGCGCCTGATGCTGGTCGAGGCTGTGCAGCAGATCAGGGGGAAAGGCCTCGGCCAGCCGCGCCTGACGCTGTGCTTCCTTGGCGTCGAAGGCCAGTTGCAGTACGCCGCAGGCTTGCCACTCGCGGCCTTGCTCCAATCGTTGCAGCAGCCGGCGGGTGTGCCCGAAGCCACTGAGGATCAGCCGCGACAGCGGCGTGCCGTGCGCCGAGAGCTTGAGGTAGAGCACGCCCTGAGGATTGCCGGACGCCTCGCGGGCCGGGGCGTCGTGGCGCTCCAGCAGGGTGACCTGCCAACCACGGGCA comes from the Pseudomonas sp. TCU-HL1 genome and includes:
- a CDS encoding sulfite exporter TauE/SafE family protein, whose translation is MELLLLEALGIGAVLGLLLGLTGAGGSLVALPLLLSLHLPLRDAIGVSLGAVALSAAIGAIPRALQGIVAWRPVLLLALAGLPGNALGQWLGRFIPEFALILGFCLLVLWSAWRMWRGAGLPQSTSGALRSAPLVAIGIGVGVLSGIMGVGGGFLVVPALLWFTPLSMLAATATSMAVIAVVSGGGFLLYLTGAQPPMALLGGLAAGGAIGVLCGNHLATRLRGATLQRLFALMLVAVSLSLAAQKLLS
- the mnmC gene encoding bifunctional tRNA (5-methylaminomethyl-2-thiouridine)(34)-methyltransferase MnmD/FAD-dependent 5-carboxymethylaminomethyl-2-thiouridine(34) oxidoreductase MnmC, giving the protein MSDFHHAQLDWDEQGQPLSREFDDVYFSPASGIDETHHVFLDGNDLSRRFAELPAGGRFCIGETGFGTGLNFLCAWQLFEQCAPADARLQFVSVEKFPLTRDDLRRALALWPQLAPLATQLLDQYVAVHPGFQHFSLAGGRVLLTLLVGDALDCLPELDARFDAWFLDGFAPAKNPDMWSPALFAQLARLSGPGTTLATFTSAGFVRRALKEAGFAIKRTPGFGKKWEMSRGRFEGQAPDDSKPWYARPNFAPERREALIIGAGLAGCASAASLAARGWQVTLLERHDAPAREASGNPQGVLYLKLSAHGTPLSRLILSGFGHTRRLLQRLEQGREWQACGVLQLAFDAKEAQRQARLAEAFPPDLLHSLDQHQAQALAGVELPAGGLFYPEAGWVHPPALCQLLSKHPNIRLITHSEALELRREDGLWCARDGERTLAAVPVAVLAGAAEVLRFPQAAGLQLKRIRGQISRLPATAESVGLGTVLCAEGYVAPPRDGEHTLGASFDFHSTDLTPTVSEHAGNLQLLEEISPDLGRRLHAVELDPARLEGRAAFRCTTPDYLPIVGPLADAEAFAEAYAVLAKDARQVPQVPAPWYDGLYVNSAHGSRGLITAPLSGELLAAWLDGEPLPVPRTVAEACHPNRFALRRLIRGQNA